The nucleotide window TACATCAGCAGTACCCCGTGAGGAATTACTAAAAACCTCAAAAGGATTATAACTCACTAGTATATAACCTCCTAAAAAAAACAATGATGAGCAATAAAATTTTGTATTTTTGGTTTTCGTTTTCTTTTACCGACTACCTTCTCTAATCGTTATAACAATGGCTTTATGGATTTTTTATTTTGAGTGGCATTAAAAAACCTTTTCTTTCAAGAAGGCTGAAGTGATCCTCTACCTGGGCAGCCTTCGCTCCTCTAATTCGCACTCCAAATTCGATGTTATGCTCCATCCCATGCCGCGTCAGGTTGGCAGATGTAACAAGAACTTGGTTTCTGTCCACTGACACAAGTTTCGCATGAAGGCTTGCATTTGGCGAATCAGGGTTGCCACACCAAATGAGCATTCGGGGGGCAGGTACATCACTTGGCCAAGCTTTTGACAGTATCCTGTAGTTTGAACTGTTGTCATGAAAGGCAACCGTTATACGACAACCCCGCTTTGAGGCTCTTGCGAGCGCCCCAATAATTGTTTTGGTCGAGGTAGCTTCCACTGTAAGATTGTAGCCGACAACGAGTATCTGCCGCTGCGCTTCATCAATCATGCTCCGGATGACCGGTATCGTACTTACCAAACGTTCACTTCCTCCAGCAGATGGCCCTGTCCAGACAAAATCTGTTTCCACCGTTCTAGGAGAACAGAGCTCTTTCATAAAAACTGCTGTCTTAACAGCCATATTTAGCGCCTCAAGCGAAGGAGGTGGTGAACAGTTTCTCCACTCCGTAAGGAGTGCAGACAGGCGTACCGGCTGAACAACTGCAGGCCTTAACAGGTGCATGATTTCGATTGGATCTGAATTCTGACTGATCGCTCCGCTGCGGAGATTTTCAGCAAACCTCTCCATTATATCTGCCCCACATTCATCTGCCAGTTCCGCAATTCTGCGGCTAAGCCCTTCCATAACTCATAGTCCTCAGATATGGAAAAAGGCGAAGTCTTTATTGGACACAGTGGGGACCAGAAAGCTTCTGTCCAAAAAAAGATTCGAGTTCTCACAGGATGTCTCCGGGGCAAGCAGACAGGCGTGGCAGGCCGCTCCGTTAAGGCTACCGGTCATTCCCGGCTTATGTTCGGCACAAAGGGGATCTGCGGAACAGAGGAATGCCTCCTGAAGACCGTTCCAAAGTATCGATTCAATCCGTTCGGTTTTTGCAAGTTCCACAAGTCCTCCCAAACTCCCCTCCGAATCCGGGGTGGCTGTGTAAATCAGCAGACCCGCCATATCCTGGTTGTTTCCACGCCTTGCGTAAATGCGTTCCCGCAGAGACGTGTGCGAGTAACCTGATTCCAGACATAGTTGTCGCATAAGCACATGAGCCAGTGAATGCAAAAGTGCGTACCTCACTCCGGGAAAATGCGGAACGTAGTGTTTTGTTAACTCCCGATCCTCACAATATTGTCTGAAGGCGCTTTCCATTTTTTTACCAGAAGTTATCCCGACCCTTGCCTCCCACTCACGAACCTTCTCGTCTTCCAGCGCAATGAAAATACCCTCGCCGCGGGTCTCAATTCCTGGGAGCCAGGAAGGCCTGTAATTCTTTCCAATTGGAGAGATACGGCTTAAATCCTCTTCCGTCTCCTTGAGTATAAGGGTAATCGGATCCGGCGGCTGATCAATCCGCGTGAACCCCTGTAGACATCGGGTTTCGAGAAGGCGGCGGACTGCGATTACCCGCGAAACCCATGAACGGAAAGATCCCGGGACGGCCATTTCCTCTGTTTCGAAATCAGTTTCGTCGCTTCCGTCGGAACCGTCAAGGATTGCCTGCCATTCAGGATACAGTAAGTCCTGTTCCGGTCCCAGTCGGTAGTTTCTCTGAAACTGGATAGCCTCCCAGACTTCATCCGGAGCAAAGTCCCCCAGTTCGTGCAAAAGGGATCTCATTTTCATGAGTTGCCTAAGTACCTCCAGGGAAGTGACATCCGCCAGTCGCTCCTCCAGCGCCGCAACAGCTTTATGCAGACGCGAAGAAAACGGCGGGATCGACAACGCGCTGGAAGCAACGGGAAAATATATATTCGATGCACCCCGAAGCATTGCCCGTAGAGGCTGATCGCAATCCACCCTATTACCTTGGCCGAGCCAGGGACGGTTTCCTTTACAGTCACCAAGAAGACCTCTCCCTTCCCGACGGAAAGCCTCCTCAAGTGACCGGGAAACGTTACAGTGCCTGCATTTCACAACCAAATCAGAAAGGGCGCCGCTGTTGCTGTTGTCCTCCAGATACATATCCGTACCCTTGCATCCCTCTTTTCCCTGACCGG belongs to Heliomicrobium undosum and includes:
- a CDS encoding phospholipase D-like domain-containing protein; protein product: MEGLSRRIAELADECGADIMERFAENLRSGAISQNSDPIEIMHLLRPAVVQPVRLSALLTEWRNCSPPPSLEALNMAVKTAVFMKELCSPRTVETDFVWTGPSAGGSERLVSTIPVIRSMIDEAQRQILVVGYNLTVEATSTKTIIGALARASKRGCRITVAFHDNSSNYRILSKAWPSDVPAPRMLIWCGNPDSPNASLHAKLVSVDRNQVLVTSANLTRHGMEHNIEFGVRIRGAKAAQVEDHFSLLERKGFLMPLKIKNP
- the drmB gene encoding DUF1998 domain-containing protein gives rise to the protein MKSVGEIRTSQLVSTFGPGSIMDLPELSVVIASHETWDQGRCKDITDPRLAKKLQVKRILTPPVPESYQTSGPTLPAYRFPLWFVCPECRKLGQENRFVRNLETGAYHCTCNDKKPRVFPSRFVVACPRGHLDDFPWFRFVHAGQGKEGCKGTDMYLEDNSNSGALSDLVVKCRHCNVSRSLEEAFRREGRGLLGDCKGNRPWLGQGNRVDCDQPLRAMLRGASNIYFPVASSALSIPPFSSRLHKAVAALEERLADVTSLEVLRQLMKMRSLLHELGDFAPDEVWEAIQFQRNYRLGPEQDLLYPEWQAILDGSDGSDETDFETEEMAVPGSFRSWVSRVIAVRRLLETRCLQGFTRIDQPPDPITLILKETEEDLSRISPIGKNYRPSWLPGIETRGEGIFIALEDEKVREWEARVGITSGKKMESAFRQYCEDRELTKHYVPHFPGVRYALLHSLAHVLMRQLCLESGYSHTSLRERIYARRGNNQDMAGLLIYTATPDSEGSLGGLVELAKTERIESILWNGLQEAFLCSADPLCAEHKPGMTGSLNGAACHACLLAPETSCENSNLFLDRSFLVPTVSNKDFAFFHI